The Tautonia marina genome segment CGAGAATTGCTGAAGCTTGGCCATCTCCTGCATCAAGCGTCCTGGTCCGTGTGCGAACCCGAGCCGCCAGCCGGTCATCCCATAGGTTTTACTAAATCCGTCGACCACCAGGACATCCTCATTCCATTCCGCCGGCGAATGGAATGACTCGTCATAACAAAACGCCTTGTAGACTTCATCACTGATCAGCAAGATCCCCCGCTCCCGACATAGCTCGGCGAGGGCCTTCAGCTCCTCCGGCGGAACGACCACTCCGCTTGGGTTTCCCGGGCTATTGACGATGATCGCCTTCGTCTTCGCCGTGATGGCCGCCTCGACCCGATCGATCGGAACTCCGAAGCTCGGATACGTGTCAACCAGGACCGTTGTCCCACCGGCCAGGGCAACAAGGTTCGGATACATCACGAAATACGGGTCAAAGACGATCACCTCGTCTCCCGGATTCACCGCGCAGCAGATCGCCAGCAAGAGCCCTCCCGCCGTGCCTGAGGTCACCATGACCTGACGGTCGGCGTGGCCGTACTGATCCTGGACAATCTGTTGCAGTTCCCCCCGCAACCCGGGATCTCCCATGGTCACGGTGTACGCGTTGCGTCCCGCTCGAATCGCCTCGCAGGCCGCGTCCTTGATGACATCCGGTACGTCGAAGTCCGGGAGACCGATGGAAAGGTTGATGGGATCGGTCATCTGTTTGGCCATTTCAAAGGCCTTTCGAATGCCCGATGCCTCAATCTTCGTCATCCGATCTGCTATCCAACCGTCGTTCACGACTCCCCTCCTCCCACCTCAATGATGGCCCCACGAGGCATCGAACCCCGATGCCATCCCGAGCCGTTCCGCCTTGATTCGAGCCTGGGGCCCCGGTTGGCCCTGAACCCTCGACTCCCTTTGACTCTATCGGACTCGACGCCCTCGTGCGAGTTCACCGGCATCGGCAAGCCTCGGCCCATGCGATACAATGACGATTTCCGAGAACCTCCGTCATCCTGTGCTTCTGTCGGACACACTCATGACCTTCCCCGAGTCGCCCCGCGCCCTGCTGCTCGACTTCGACGGCACGATGGCCGACACGCTCCCGTTGATCTTCGACGCCTTCCGCCACGCTCTCTCCCCCTGGACCGATCCCCTCCCGACCGACGATGAGGTTGAGGCCAGCTTCGGCCCCGCCGAACGGGCCTGCCTGGGCCTCTTTGCCCCCGAGGAACGGCTCGACGAGGCCCTCGACCGCTTCTTTTTCCATTATGAACAGGAACATGAACGCATGGTCCGACTCTTTGACGGGATCCCCGCCGTCATCGATCGGGCTCGAAGCCTCGGCTGGAAAGTTGGCGTGTTCACCGGCAAGGGCCGCCGCGCCGCTCAATTCTCCCTTTCCACGCTCGGGCTTGTCGATCGGATCGACTGCCTCATCTCCGGAGACGATGTCGAACGCCCCAAACCCGACCCCGACGGCCTCTATCGAGCCGCTCATCTGCTCCAGGTCGAACCCCGACGGATTCTCATGGTCGGCGACAGCCCGGCCGACGTTCGCGCCGGCCGAGCCGCGGGGGCTCTCACCTGTGCCGTCACCTGGGCCGCCTTCCGCCCCGAGCGTCTCGTCGCCGAATCGCCTGACCACACGTGTTCGAATGTTCCTGATTTTCTTGCCCTGCTCGACGCGTTGCACCAGAACGATGAGCCCCTTCCGAAACCCTAACGGAAAGCGTTGATCCACATTCAACACCTTTCTGATAAAACGCTCATTGATCACACAGCATTTTGACCCTTCCCTCCGGACGCGAGTTCCGGAGCCCTTCCTTCATTCCTCCCCGAGGCTCTCCCATGCCCGTGCTCGACCGCGAGGAATACATCGAGCAGGCCTACTTCTTTCGTGCCTTCCGAGAACGGGTGCTCGACGGTATCCCCTCTCAAGATGTCCTCTCTCGAATCGGTGAGGAGCTACTCTCCACCACCCGGCTCCCCATGGCCGTTGGCTTCATGTACTCTGAGGTCAAGGTCAGTGGCCTCATGAGTCCGGCCATGAAGCAACTGGGCCACTACTTCGCTCCATTTCAAACCTATGTGATCACCAAGGCAGAAGAAGACTCGTACAACCGATTTCCCATGGATCAAGCACTC includes the following:
- a CDS encoding pyridoxal phosphate-dependent aminotransferase, whose translation is MTKIEASGIRKAFEMAKQMTDPINLSIGLPDFDVPDVIKDAACEAIRAGRNAYTVTMGDPGLRGELQQIVQDQYGHADRQVMVTSGTAGGLLLAICCAVNPGDEVIVFDPYFVMYPNLVALAGGTTVLVDTYPSFGVPIDRVEAAITAKTKAIIVNSPGNPSGVVVPPEELKALAELCRERGILLISDEVYKAFCYDESFHSPAEWNEDVLVVDGFSKTYGMTGWRLGFAHGPGRLMQEMAKLQQFSFVCAPTPLQHAVVGASALDLTAQIDAYRRKRDRVVEVLSGRYELARPTGAFYAFPKVPEGWPSATSLVEEAIRRNLLIIPGNVFSKVDTHVRISYAVDDAVLERGLEVLRSLAEERRETTV
- a CDS encoding HAD family hydrolase, translated to MTFPESPRALLLDFDGTMADTLPLIFDAFRHALSPWTDPLPTDDEVEASFGPAERACLGLFAPEERLDEALDRFFFHYEQEHERMVRLFDGIPAVIDRARSLGWKVGVFTGKGRRAAQFSLSTLGLVDRIDCLISGDDVERPKPDPDGLYRAAHLLQVEPRRILMVGDSPADVRAGRAAGALTCAVTWAAFRPERLVAESPDHTCSNVPDFLALLDALHQNDEPLPKP